Within Oceanispirochaeta sp., the genomic segment AACAGGTCGCTGACACTGCAGCCGACAGCATCCTGAGAAGGAAGTTCCAGAATCATTTCAGCCGCTGGATTGAGGTCTCCCACTCTGCCATGATTATCCAGTATCATTACACCGTCGCTCATGTTTTTTAATACTTCACTCCGGGCCACAGGGATCAGGTCAAGGAGTTTATTCCTGCTGAAAGCCCAGGAAAGGAGAAATGCAGTAAAGGTATACATGAGGGGGGTTAAATCGTAAATGGGCAGGGGAAAGAGGTTTAAAAGGTATGTGATGTTACCGAAATAAGGAATTGCCATGCCCAGGAGAATGGCAACATATTGTTTTTTATTGAGGACTGGGGATGTATGATAGGATTTCAGTATCACCGTGGCCGACCATATGGCCAGAGCATAGGCATAAAGGGCCCAGATCTTGAAAACCGGACCATAACTCAAGACCATGACCCTGATAGGCCCGGACTCTTCAATCCAGTAGTCAGTGTAGAAGAGATGATGCCCTGCATCGGTCCATACCATAAAGATTGTAAAGAGGGGTATCAGGAAAAGGGCCGCATAATAGCGACGCCTGGTAAATATACTTCTCCCCGTATATTCATAGCTGAATATGAAGAAAAATGTGGGGACCAGGACGATAAATATATATTGAAAACTGCAGATAAGCCGGCGGGTTTCCAGGTCCAGGTCAAACCAGATGAGCCCCTCCAGTATAGACCAGATAGATATGCTGATAATCTGAACCAATAAAGAGAAGGCGCCCCTTTTTTTCCTGTATCTCAGGATATAGAAAGCCAGGAGTATATTAATGACAGCAGATATCAGATAAGGAAACCAATAATAGATCAGCATATCCATTCTCTCACAGGTATTAATAAAAGAGTGTTTATTGTATCAGGATCTTCTTCTTTTCAAAAGTTCTCAAAGATACAAAACATTAAGGTCTTTTATTCTTCTTAGCATAGGCTATCACCGTATCAATATCCAGAAAAAGGCAGGACTCTTCTTCAATCATCTCATTCTCACGCGAATTGAGGAGATCCTTCTTTTGAAGATCCCTGATGATGATTTTCAGCTTTTTTAAACCCGATGCGTCTACTATGGGAACATATCGGAACCTCAGAATCAGGATGGTCTGAGGTCTTTGTTGAAGTTTAAAGGAAGGGACCCGAATCAAAGAACATGGGGCCACCACCTTTCATATACATCTACATCAGATAACGGAAATAAACATAAGCACTGGATACCATAAGAGAGCAGACCATGACGACCATACCGTATTTTGTGAACTCCATAAAG encodes:
- a CDS encoding histidine kinase N-terminal 7TM domain-containing protein, producing the protein MLIYYWFPYLISAVINILLAFYILRYRKKRGAFSLLVQIISISIWSILEGLIWFDLDLETRRLICSFQYIFIVLVPTFFFIFSYEYTGRSIFTRRRYYAALFLIPLFTIFMVWTDAGHHLFYTDYWIEESGPIRVMVLSYGPVFKIWALYAYALAIWSATVILKSYHTSPVLNKKQYVAILLGMAIPYFGNITYLLNLFPLPIYDLTPLMYTFTAFLLSWAFSRNKLLDLIPVARSEVLKNMSDGVMILDNHGRVGDLNPAAEMILELPSQDAVGCSVSDLFKDKPELVEVFLNTKEQLDTIKMIKEGNEMFYDIRRSPLIDRKNYSMGRILVLRDMTEQRKMEKELERFATTDTLTGILNRRHFTWLAENELIRTKRYNSAISLIMIDIDHFKDVNDNYGHDVGDMVLKAMVRTCQEKLREIDLFARWGGEEFVILLPETGSEAANEVAERLREAIENMVLPSPSEDIKITISLGLTEFILNKTTLSSGLKKADQAMYLSKRQGRNRVSCLKES